From the uncultured Fretibacterium sp. genome, the window CCTCCTGTCGGGTGTCGGGGGACTGGGAGTTCATCCTCCGCCTCTTCTTGGCCGGGGAGCGTTTCTGCCCCGTCGATCGGGTGCTGGCGGCCTTCCGCAACTCGGGGATCTCATCGACCTACACCCCGCGCCTTCTGGCGGAGAACCGGCGGATTTACAAACGTGTCCTGCCCCGTTGTGCTGCATGGAGGGCCATTCTCAAAATGCACCTGAAGCACTGGGGGAGGAGAACGGTCAATGCGCTGGGGCTTGCGGAGATTTATGCCCGCTATCGCGACGGACGGCTTTTGAACGCCGAGCGAACGGGGAAGTTCGACGGCGATTTCGAGAAGCTCTGGAGGCTCCTGTCCCGACAGGATGACGGGAGCCCCTGAGCTCAGGATGATTCATCCGGATGAGTCAAATCCCTTCGGAATCGGGATTGGTCGTACTGCGCCCGTCGGAGGAGACGTGCAGCGTCATATCGACGGTGGTTCCGCTTCGGATGTAGGGAAGGATCCTGACATATGAGGGATGGATGCCGGGCAGGGTCAGGCTTTCGTCCAGACCGGCCCAGAAGAGCGGCCCCTCGTCGCTCTCCCGGAGCTTCCCGCTGAAATCGTGGCAGACGAAGTAGTACGATACGTACTCCCGGTCCTCGCCATCCCGGAGGACGTGCAGGATCCCCGCAAAGGTCAGTTCTCCGACGGTATAGCCCGTCTCCTCCAGCATCTCGCGCGCGCAGGCGGCGC encodes:
- a CDS encoding NUDIX domain-containing protein, encoding MSMESWEHCAYCVPIVFCFLIRDDKILLIRRAKEPYKGEATVPGGRKRRGESLRAACAREMLEETGYTVGELTFAGILHVLRDGEDREYVSYYFVCHDFSGKLRESDEGPLFWAGLDESLTLPGIHPSYVRILPYIRSGTTVDMTLHVSSDGRSTTNPDSEGI